The nucleotide sequence GGGGGCGCAGGTGAGGCCGTACGCTTGCCCGAGAGGGACGGGGTGTACCATTTGCCCCTTGCCTCGTTCTGGATCGATGCCCGAATTATATGAAGCCAACACGATCTGTGACAAGTTTTCAGTACCTTCCGCCACTCTCCATGCCTGCCTGGGCCACCCTAGCCAGCACTCTAGGTGCCCGGTACTATCTGCTCACTGCGACATGAAACGTAGAGACGTTTCACCAGAAATGTTTGCTTTAGTTAAACCGAAACGATGTGCGATGATGAGCCGATGGTGTGAGAGTGATGTGTGTCTCGCGGACGGCCGAGAACCATACCACGTGTGCCCAAAACTTACCCGAGGAAACGAGACCGCAGAAAAAGCAGAGGAGCACCATAGTGTGTGGTTGGCTCTTTCTGTCAAGAGTGTCCATCCATCGTATGCACGGGAAAAGACATTGTTCTGTCGCTTCGGATAGTCATGCGGGCGGGCGGGCAACCAGGGATGAGCTGCGATCTAGGCTTGGTGGGTGTTCCGGATTCCCTGCCGGCATGTAAATGAACACCACTCCCGGCAGAGATAGCCAGATAGACTGCTGCTTGTGACCAACTCACAAGCTCAAGTGCGCACAGCCAGGGCCCATGTCCTAACCACGATCATGTTTTCATGTTTGGAGCCGAACTACTGAACTAGGATGAAGAGGACATGTCCTTCTGCCTTGCCCGTTTTCTGCAGAGGGAATCTATCTATGTGGGCCGTGCTTGCAACCAGATGTTCACCAGACACGAACAACTGATCCAAATCATCCAACGGACAGGAATCATATGGCTCTCCTCTCTGACTACAAGGCTGGGTTTAACTATGTCCTAGCAGCACATAAGAACAGAAGTATAAGCAGCATACAAAATAATCTACACCGAGTTCCGTCAAAAAGAGTACGAAGACATGGCTAACCACCAACTAGGAGTCAACATGCTACTACTAATAGTGAGAAGCGATATGGTTTGCGGTTGGTTAGAGGAAATATCAAACCAAGGCCATGCTGACAAAACGATCAAATCAACCGGAAATTACTACGGAGAGAAGAGCAGAGCAAGAGTTCACGGACCGGAACTGCCACCTTGGGATCATCATGCTGAGAGATCTGCCAAGGTCATAAGCAATCAATAGTGGCATGTCCATGAGGAAAAATGACAAACAAGAAAAAACATACTGGCATGTAGTTATAATGGAATACCAGACCCAGCAGAAGGAGCAGGCAGTGCACAGGAGACGGGACTATAGCAAAAGGACTTGCTTACTTAAACAGTCCAACCTGCCAAGATTACATCGAGCAGCAACATTACACATTTACACCCACGAATCGTATAACCTAATTTAGACTTGTACATGCCACACACATGATTGAACAAACAATGAAAAATCACAATACATCTTAAGAGTATATAAAGGTTGCTCTCTGTTTCCTAGTGATTGCTGAACCCAAGGCAGTTCAAGAAGAATGAGATGCTAGCCAACTCATGGCAGAATTTTGCAACCAAATAGGTTGGTGGTTCCAATGAAACCAAAATAGAATATGAATATACAGTTGTACAAACAGCAAAGGGGAGAACTTCCTCCCATGGCAGTCAAAGTGCCAATTGCCTAGAAACAGTGAACACATCGTCCAAAGCCTATGtgttactccctccggtcctttttagttcgcatataagatttgactgaagtcaagcctcataaagtttgaccaactttatagaaaaaagtaccaacattcacaatctgaaatcaatatcaatagatgtgtcatgacttaaagtttcatattgtatGACTGTAGCATGGcatatgttgatatttttttatataaatacggtcaaactctgtgaagtttgacttcagagaattctaatatgcagagtaaaaaggaccggagggagtactataacAAAACCTAGATTCACAAGTCAATGCAATTAAGTGCTGTCAATAACGAAGAGGGCAGCATCTTTTTCCAAGATCTACTCGGAAGCCGCAAAGTGGGCATACCTGGTGTATTTTGTTACAGTGACAAAGTGCTTCAGGAGGAAAAAACAAGGAGCTCAGGGCTTGGACTTAGAAAGTACTGAACTGTGCGCTATAATTGACAGCTGTAGCAATACAATGCAGAATGCGGTAGTTACTTCTGATACGGACTGAAAGCTGGTCCTGTGAGCTTTGGTTGTCACAAACTTACCATGTTCATGAAGCGAAGTTCATCTCTGAGTATCTGATAAATTATAAGCGATGTCAATACATATTACTTGGTGTTAACACGACGCAGAAACCTTATTTAATTCCCATGATCCGAGCTTACCTGAGAACTTTGTTCTTGCGCTGGCCAAGCTCATGACCTACAACCTCCACCAAAAAGGTAAAGAGATAAAATATAAGTTGTACTTATAAAGTAAGATCTAGAGAATAATTACCATTTAAACATCAGTTAAGACTAAAAGAATACAGAATATGCAATGAGACTGAGTGGTTTCTTTCACCTGGTATTTCAGGGGAGTTCAACAAAacaggaacttcagtaacacaatGGTGTCTGCAGGGAAAAAGAAGAAATTAACATAAAGCAATGGGTATTCATCCTTCTTGTACTGCACTGTAGTTCTTGTTTGTCTATGCAAGTTTCCCAAGTAAAACATGCGATCTGGCTTGAAATAGTCAGGCCGTTGGCAGGCACTCTACATGGATACAAAACCTCGAATCTGCAAAGAACTGGAATGAAGAAAAGAAATGCACACACCAAGATACAAGGTATAAAGTTACACAAATTCGTGTGTTGTACATTGATGCCTATAAAAGAATCAATGGAACAGGTGGTGAAACGCAAAAACCTCCAACATCCCATTTCCAATATCCATGAAGCCATATACTGACTTCCTCTTTTCGAAATTTTTTTTTACCGACTTCCTACACAGAAACGTTTTCTACTATTTTATGACTTATACTGGAACTCCCAGGAAGGCAGCTAAAGCAAAAGTCCGACTCGCAGTGGGAACACGGTACAGAGAAAGGCTAGTTGAGAACCTTGTAATTGTCGAGGCCAGCCATTCAATTCAGTGTAACCAGAAAATTTGAGCTCCAGATTGTAAGAAGAAATAGGAAAAACTAGCTCTGAGATTATGGTGTCCTAATAATCTGCATGCTGTAATTGTGATTACATTGAAGATAGCCAAAATCTTTAGCACCAACCTGACCAGAAAGTGTGCCAATAAAAAATACTGACCAGGAGTATACATACAACTGTAACTGTTATAGGTGATTATTTTTCAGAGTTCAGATGCTAAACTCTGACTGCAACTGATTTAACTACAACTGCAGTTAGGCAAATACCATCTAGCTTTGTTGCAAAGTATATACATACACCTATAAGGTAAGAACATGATATCTGAAAGCGTGCAACATAAAGGACACCGAAGTTAGGATTTTACCTTGGGAATACTGATAGTTGGGGATAATGACTGCCAATATAAGAAGGATCATGTGTTGCCCCAAGAACCCCAGTAGCACCAGACAATGTTTGCAGCCTAATTTTCAGCAAATGAAGTCAAAGAGGGATCAAATGCCGGTTTAGATCAAAGAATAAGATAACACGATCCAACCATAGTAAAATGGATGTAACTAGAATTGCTGGCTACTGATTAAGAGCTCAAGCATATTACATGCTCTGATTAAGCATGTTCAACCAATCTTAACAGCGAATTCGAGGATCCTACAAAATGGAATCAGACTAATTTTGCCAGTAACTACCATGTGATCAACCAGTTCAGTACCATGATGTTCTTCCTAGGAACCCATGGTTGTCATATTCATCTATTCTGTGATAGCATATGACAGGAACGTACAGTATCCGTGGATACCATGCCCAACACAGACAGGCCTTCAGCACGCCATGGATAAGTATTGTCTGTATGTCCGATAATTTTTCTACAGGAAAAAAATCCATTTATGGCATGGCATGGACAAGTAGTGTAGGACTGTTGAGAGTTGAGACATAGGTTGGCCCAAATGACTCGTCTATGGCTTGTATCGCGTTTGGCAATATGCCTTGgcgtcctttttttcttcttctttttgccgatTTTATTGTATTTGTAATAATTCGGTTGTATTCATCCTTAGCTGGCGCAGAGGCTGGGGGTAATGAAGCTTCCATTTTCTAAAAAAAACAGCTTCGCCCAAATAATAGTACTAACAAGATAACAAGTTTCTGAACCCTGCAGAGTGCACCACAACTAATCAGAAATATCTGTGGTACTCATGAAGAAGTTAGCTAAATGGAGTTTGCAGCTTCAATATCAAGATACCAATCAGAAAAATGAAGCAATACTTCTTCCGAAAGATCTATATGAAAATTGAATCCCACATACCAAGTAATTTGATTAAGCTCAGAATTGTCACTGGGTTGATGAGCCAAAAGTCCTGGGAAAGCCATACCAGTGCATGGGATATCAGGTCCCCTAGGATGCTGCTCACCAAACTTCATAACTGCCGAGGAAATGGAGTTGAAAGTTAGGGTAGCAGAGAATGTGCAGGACCAGAGCCTCAAGCATGCACACATTTCAGAAGAAAAGGACAGGTACAATATATATGTTTTCTTATGTTCTCTTTTTACGTctaaaataagacaaaatttacggaaagtaaaattacggtgcattaaTGTTGAAacagaggggggtgaagaataactattcctcgcccagggtgacgaatagtcaatccctatatattAGCATAACACCAACCAAGAATTGGTATGAACCAGCAAGGCTACAACTCTGCAAATAAAATGATACCTAGACCTAATCCTTATTCTGGAATGACCACAGAGTAGTATTTCCTAAAGTTCTCTAGAAGCTAGGCTACGGTTGAAACTTGGCCCATACGCACTTCTGGATCTCCAAATCGTAAAGAAGGAACTATTTGAGTTATCAAATTCATGCTAGAATATTTAAAACCTGTTGAAATCAAATCTCGTTGCCATTTCCCCACTTTGTGAAGTGCATGACTGCATGAAAGTTTCTGTGCCAAGTCAGAACAAACCTTAAATGGTTGGGCTGCTCTACTTTTTTTACGGGGTGGCTGGACTGCTCTACTGGTTGCGATTTTATAATTAAATTCATATATGTCATGTATCCCAACTAACAATACataccttttttttatttttgagggGAACTGACAATACATACCTGGCAATACTGCTGGAGTGCCAAGAGTAAGGTCCTTTGCTCCCGTAACATCAAGAGCATGACCACCACCACAAGGGAAAGAGCCACTCACTGCTTCTACCTTATCATTTTGCACTATTATAACAGACGGTGCTAAAGAATTGTTTGACCCAGGAGGGGGACTGGTCTCTGCATCTTCAGTTGAACTTATCAGTGTATTTTGTGGATGAGACTGAATTTTGCTGGCACTGGCAATGTTTTGATGGAATATCTGAGCAGAAagtttgttctttgtggggacacCAATGTTCAAACCACTTCCTTGATCCCTGGATTCTGAATATTGGCTATTTGATGTTGATACAGTTGAATGAGAACCAAGGTTAGGCATGCCTTTTACCATACTAAGAGAACCAGCAGTATTTCCATGCTCACCAGAAGGAGCAAACGCCTTCAGTCCAAAACTGGGACGAGATTGAGGTTTCAGAGAACTATGTGCCATTCGAACGGAGGATGAGAAGAGCTTACTTAAAATGTCAGGTCGTGCTTTCCTTCTTTCTACAAAGGGGGGTTCTTGCTTCGACGAAAACTCTTGTTCATTCTGCAAACTTAAAGTTCGATGTGAGTTCTTTCCCACACCTATATCAGAACAGCCCTCCTCATTCTGTGATCTGGAATATGTCCTATGAAGGATAGGCAACAACATAGTTAATGCTAAATTCAGCTAGCAATCTCTAAGAAGTGGGGAATGGATTCACACTTTACCTATTGTTTTGCACTGAAGAGGTTTGCAAAGTATTCTTCCAGGTAGGTTGGTAGGGCCTTGATGGTTTCCCTCTGTTAACATTTGGTGCATTGTTGTAACCTTTAGCATTCACATAACAGATTCGAGATTCTGTCCGAGCATTATAAAAGTTCTGCTCATCATAGTACGAATGGGATTTTCCTGGAACACTTCTGTAGTTCTTGGCGCTGTAATAGGAAATGTTGGCCTCTTTTGGGAATCTATTGTAGTTGTTGGTACTCCCATACTTGTAGTCTGCTCTGTAATCATGATAATAGGATGCGGATTTGGTTCTTTCTAGAGAACCATGGTTAATGTCATGAGTTCTACCACCAGCCCATGCTCTAAAAGGACTTCTTGGCCTCCTTATCTAAACAAAGCAAAGAAAATCAACTAAGTCAGTAAGAACACTACATAATAGATAGGGGGAAAGGCGTGATACACACACTGTCATGTTGAACATAACGGGTATTGATCTCATCAGACTGATCGTGGTTAACGTCATGAGTTCTACCACCAGCCCATGCTCTAAAAGGACTTCTTGGCCTCCTTGTCTaaacaaagcaaagcaaatcaGCGAAGTCAGTAAGAACACTACATAATAGATAGGGGGAAAGGCATGAAACATACACTGTCATGTTGAACATAATGGGTATTGATCTCATCAAACCGATCATGGTTAACATCATGAGTTCTACCACCAGCCCAAGCTCTAAATGGACTTCTTGGCCTCCTTGTCTaaacaaagcaaagcaaatcaACGAAGTCAGTAAGAATACTAGCACATAACAGATAGGGGGAAAGGCGTGATACACACACTGTCATGCTGAACACCATGGGTATTGATCTCATCAAACCGATCATGCAGCCATACGCTATCATCTTTAAAATTCCATAACTTTTGGCCACCGAAAAAGTCCCTGAATTAATAACATGGATATATCAGGCAGACACTATGGGCTAAAATTTGCAGTGAATACAGATGGAAAAAATTATAGAGAAGGGAGCCAACTTCAAACTCTACCAATCTCTAGAAGTTGTGCCAAGCAGTCAATGACAGTGAGTAACAAAATGCAGTTAGGTAGCAGTTTATCTGTTTAAGCTCTTACAACAAACAGCACTTGTACAAGTTCCATCTAGACAGTGTTACACGATGTTTCCTTTGAATGCCCGATCTTATCATACAATCTCCAACCGTGGAACAGTTGACTCACTCTAAGCATGTAGGTGCTCCTACCAAGGCACCCATTTTTCATGTGGGGGGCTTAAATTTGATCGACAATCCTTGCTGCAACTAAAATGCGATGCACATGCTTTCAGAGTTCAGACTAGCTTGTACAGTCAGAGAGGCATACTACAGAGCCTCGGGTGAataacagaagaggaagcaaccaGTGAAAGACGGAAAGGCTCGAACCTCTGGCGCCCGCGGCCGCGGTTTTCCTTGTTCTGGAAGCGATCATCGTGCATGTAGAAGGCACCTGTTCTCGGCACGGCGTCGGGCTCGAACCCCTTATTCTCCTTGTCATCTTCTTTCAGTTCGGCTCCAGTCTCAGcctgggcctcctcctcctcgtaccTCCCCTCGTCCTCCGGCGCCGCAGCCACCTCATCCGGCGCCACTTCCTCGGCCTCTCCACCACCCCCAGATCCTGCGTCGAACTCCTTGCGAACCTCCTCGCATTCCTCAGAACCCTCGTCTTCGCCGTACACCTCGGCCGCGCCCAGCTCGTCGGAGTCGGAATCGGAATCGGACCCGACCACCCTCGACGGCGACGAGGAACCACtcccctcgcctccgccgccgccgccctcgtcctcctcctcgtcgtcgtcgctcgcCGCCGCGCGACGCCTCAACGCCGGGAGGGGCGAGTCGTCGGCGTCGCTCACGTCCTCCTTCTCGtccccctccgccgtcgccgccttctCCTCTTCAGCCATAGAGGCCGCCGCGCCAATTCGGGCGAGAATGCTAGGGTTTAAGCTAGGGTTTGAGGGAATCCGGAAGGTTCGAGAGGCTTCTCGACCTCGCGTGGAAAGCTGTTCTGTTTTTTGGCGGACTGGCTTGATTTGATCACCTTTTCTGATCGATCAGCTTCTCTGCCGTGAGGGGAAAGAGAAGAAGGGCATTCATTAGCTGGAGCCACTATGCAAAACCACTGGGAGGTCCAGCTAAAAAACAATTTAGGGATGTTGAGGCGCCGACAAGTGGGCCACAGTAATGAGATTTGTAGGTGGACCCtgttggccccacctgtcatcacTCGTCCTTGTTTTAGTACTTCAtactttttactctgcatattaaaattctctgaagtcaaacttcacaaaatttgaccgtatttatatgaaaaaatgtcAACATCTGTCATGCTAAAGTTATATAATATGAAACTTTAACTCATGACATATCTAGTGGtattgatttcagattgtgaatgttgggacttttttctataaagttggtcaaactttacgaggcttgactttagtcaaatcttatatgcgaactaaaaggttggtcaaactttactAAAAAGGATCCATTGTGAATGTTGGCATTTTTTTCTATATGCGAACTAAAATATGCGAACTAATGACAGTACTAGAAGGGTATGCGTGCCTTGCCGCACCGTTTTCTCTAACCATTAGATAATGATGACGATACCATTCAAACAAAAATTCTTTGAATCGGACTGCATGAAGCCAATTCAAAATCCCAAATGACAGTGCGGGGAAGAATAGAGTTTGATATGTTTATCCATGTTGTCCTAATTGATTTCAATTCTTGAAACACCATCCTGATCCATTGCCTTATTCGTATTAGTGGATTACAGTGGAGTTTTTCCGCGTGTTCTATTTGCAAATTTGTGTCTTCCTGAAACATCCAAAAAATAACAAATAAGCAAGGTAAATTAAATTGCAATACTGAGGTGATGAATATGAGTCTTGCTAAACCATGAATTCTAGTTTGCCATGACCGAAATACTTTGAAATGTACAATTAAGTGTTGTTGAAAGTGAAGAAGGAAATGCAGAGTTTAGAGTAATATAATATATTTATTCAGCCAAATACATGCAAATTCCATATATCACAAAAATAGGTGCATTTTGTCCTACAACTAAAGTTTAGCATCATAAACACTGAAGGTTGAAacctgcacaaaacacttttagTAATAATACCACAAGTTACCGACTGAAGCTGCAAGTTGGGCTGCATTATTCACTATAGATAGTTTATTTGCACAAGCA is from Triticum aestivum cultivar Chinese Spring chromosome 3A, IWGSC CS RefSeq v2.1, whole genome shotgun sequence and encodes:
- the LOC123062049 gene encoding protein MLN51 homolog isoform X1 — encoded protein: MAEEEKAATAEGDEKEDVSDADDSPLPALRRRAAASDDDEEEDEGGGGGGEGSGSSSPSRVVGSDSDSDSDELGAAEVYGEDEGSEECEEVRKEFDAGSGGGGEAEEVAPDEVAAAPEDEGRYEEEEAQAETGAELKEDDKENKGFEPDAVPRTGAFYMHDDRFQNKENRGRGRQRDFFGGQKLWNFKDDSVWLHDRFDEINTHGVQHDSTRRPRSPFRAWAGGRTHDVNHDRFDEINTHYVQHDSTRRPRSPFRAWAGGRTHDVNHDQSDEINTRYVQHDSIRRPRSPFRAWAGGRTHDINHGSLERTKSASYYHDYRADYKYGSTNNYNRFPKEANISYYSAKNYRSVPGKSHSYYDEQNFYNARTESRICYVNAKGYNNAPNVNRGKPSRPYQPTWKNTLQTSSVQNNRTYSRSQNEEGCSDIGVGKNSHRTLSLQNEQEFSSKQEPPFVERRKARPDILSKLFSSSVRMAHSSLKPQSRPSFGLKAFAPSGEHGNTAGSLSMVKGMPNLGSHSTVSTSNSQYSESRDQGSGLNIGVPTKNKLSAQIFHQNIASASKIQSHPQNTLISSTEDAETSPPPGSNNSLAPSVIIVQNDKVEAVSGSFPCGGGHALDVTGAKDLTLGTPAVLPVMKFGEQHPRGPDIPCTGMAFPGLLAHQPSDNSELNQITWLQTLSGATGVLGATHDPSYIGSHYPQLSVFPRHHCVTEVPVLLNSPEIPGHELGQRKNKVLRYSEMNFAS
- the LOC123062049 gene encoding protein MLN51 homolog isoform X4, producing MAEEEKAATAEGDEKEDVSDADDSPLPALRRRAAASDDDEEEDEGGGGGGEGSGSSSPSRVVGSDSDSDSDELGAAEVYGEDEGSEECEEVRKEFDAGSGGGGEAEEVAPDEVAAAPEDEGRYEEEEAQAETGAELKEDDKENKGFEPDAVPRTGAFYMHDDRFQNKENRGRGRQRDFFGGQKLWNFKDDSVWLHDRFDEINTHGVQHDSIRRPRSPFRAWAGGRTHDINHGSLERTKSASYYHDYRADYKYGSTNNYNRFPKEANISYYSAKNYRSVPGKSHSYYDEQNFYNARTESRICYVNAKGYNNAPNVNRGKPSRPYQPTWKNTLQTSSVQNNRTYSRSQNEEGCSDIGVGKNSHRTLSLQNEQEFSSKQEPPFVERRKARPDILSKLFSSSVRMAHSSLKPQSRPSFGLKAFAPSGEHGNTAGSLSMVKGMPNLGSHSTVSTSNSQYSESRDQGSGLNIGVPTKNKLSAQIFHQNIASASKIQSHPQNTLISSTEDAETSPPPGSNNSLAPSVIIVQNDKVEAVSGSFPCGGGHALDVTGAKDLTLGTPAVLPVMKFGEQHPRGPDIPCTGMAFPGLLAHQPSDNSELNQITWLQTLSGATGVLGATHDPSYIGSHYPQLSVFPRHHCVTEVPVLLNSPEIPGHELGQRKNKVLRYSEMNFAS
- the LOC123062049 gene encoding protein MLN51 homolog isoform X3; translated protein: MAEEEKAATAEGDEKEDVSDADDSPLPALRRRAAASDDDEEEDEGGGGGGEGSGSSSPSRVVGSDSDSDSDELGAAEVYGEDEGSEECEEVRKEFDAGSGGGGEAEEVAPDEVAAAPEDEGRYEEEEAQAETGAELKEDDKENKGFEPDAVPRTGAFYMHDDRFQNKENRGRGRQRDFFGGQKLWNFKDDSVWLHDRFDEINTHGVQHDSTRRPRSPFRAWAGGRTHDVNHDRFDEINTHYVQHDSIRRPRSPFRAWAGGRTHDINHGSLERTKSASYYHDYRADYKYGSTNNYNRFPKEANISYYSAKNYRSVPGKSHSYYDEQNFYNARTESRICYVNAKGYNNAPNVNRGKPSRPYQPTWKNTLQTSSVQNNRTYSRSQNEEGCSDIGVGKNSHRTLSLQNEQEFSSKQEPPFVERRKARPDILSKLFSSSVRMAHSSLKPQSRPSFGLKAFAPSGEHGNTAGSLSMVKGMPNLGSHSTVSTSNSQYSESRDQGSGLNIGVPTKNKLSAQIFHQNIASASKIQSHPQNTLISSTEDAETSPPPGSNNSLAPSVIIVQNDKVEAVSGSFPCGGGHALDVTGAKDLTLGTPAVLPVMKFGEQHPRGPDIPCTGMAFPGLLAHQPSDNSELNQITWLQTLSGATGVLGATHDPSYIGSHYPQLSVFPRHHCVTEVPVLLNSPEIPGHELGQRKNKVLRYSEMNFAS
- the LOC123062049 gene encoding protein MLN51 homolog isoform X2 — its product is MAEEEKAATAEGDEKEDVSDADDSPLPALRRRAAASDDDEEEDEGGGGGGEGSGSSSPSRVVGSDSDSDSDELGAAEVYGEDEGSEECEEVRKEFDAGSGGGGEAEEVAPDEVAAAPEDEGRYEEEEAQAETGAELKEDDKENKGFEPDAVPRTGAFYMHDDRFQNKENRGRGRQRDFFGGQKLWNFKDDSVWLHDRFDEINTHGVQHDSTRRPRSPFRAWAGGRTHDVNHDQSDEINTRYVQHDSIRRPRSPFRAWAGGRTHDINHGSLERTKSASYYHDYRADYKYGSTNNYNRFPKEANISYYSAKNYRSVPGKSHSYYDEQNFYNARTESRICYVNAKGYNNAPNVNRGKPSRPYQPTWKNTLQTSSVQNNRTYSRSQNEEGCSDIGVGKNSHRTLSLQNEQEFSSKQEPPFVERRKARPDILSKLFSSSVRMAHSSLKPQSRPSFGLKAFAPSGEHGNTAGSLSMVKGMPNLGSHSTVSTSNSQYSESRDQGSGLNIGVPTKNKLSAQIFHQNIASASKIQSHPQNTLISSTEDAETSPPPGSNNSLAPSVIIVQNDKVEAVSGSFPCGGGHALDVTGAKDLTLGTPAVLPVMKFGEQHPRGPDIPCTGMAFPGLLAHQPSDNSELNQITWLQTLSGATGVLGATHDPSYIGSHYPQLSVFPRHHCVTEVPVLLNSPEIPGHELGQRKNKVLRYSEMNFAS